In one Photobacterium swingsii genomic region, the following are encoded:
- a CDS encoding ankyrin repeat domain-containing protein has protein sequence MFKKLSLFIIVFSLIISALISSISDERIVLCSLGSNIIFLNQNSCTLYIEHIGVSDDYINEVNDKHGITTILNANTHNKFRVAKSLINQGVNINSINKHDDQHLPPLHSAALMDDIEAFTFLIKNGANIEAKHPTSNENLEEFIHRLIKQNPTTHRINMLKMLDENA, from the coding sequence ATGTTTAAAAAGTTATCGCTATTCATTATAGTCTTCTCACTTATCATTTCGGCTTTAATCTCGTCAATAAGTGACGAACGAATAGTTCTTTGCTCTCTTGGAAGCAATATTATTTTTCTCAATCAAAATTCATGTACTCTTTATATTGAGCACATTGGTGTTAGTGATGATTATATAAATGAAGTCAATGATAAGCATGGGATCACAACTATATTAAATGCGAATACTCACAATAAGTTTAGAGTTGCAAAATCGCTAATTAACCAAGGGGTTAATATTAACAGCATCAATAAGCATGACGACCAACACCTACCGCCGTTACATAGCGCAGCTCTAATGGATGATATAGAAGCATTTACTTTTTTAATCAAAAATGGAGCAAATATTGAAGCAAAGCACCCCACATCAAATGAAAATTTAGAAGAATTCATACACCGATTAATCAAACAAAACCCAACAACACATCGCATAAACATGTTGAAGATGCTAGATGAAAATGCTTAA